A genomic stretch from Chitinophagaceae bacterium includes:
- a CDS encoding glutamate--tRNA ligase: protein MSVRVRFAPSPTGGLHLGGVRTVLYNYLFAKHHGGEFVLRIEDTDQSRFVAGAEEYIFECLKWCGLQPDESPQNGGPYGPYRQSERKEMYRKYAEILVTHGHAYYAFDTPEELDKMREENKTEENPSPQYDHRIRKKMRNSLTLTDPEVKDLLEKNTRHVIRIKMPENELVTFTDMIRGEVSFQTELVDDKVLLKADGMPTYHLAVVVDDYSMKITHAFRGEEWLPSAPVHLLLWKYLGWESSMPKWAHLPLILGPSGKLSKRDGTKYGFPVFAMNWTDPKTNELTEGFKEKGFLPEAFINLLAVLGWNDGTEKELYSMDEMIAGFDIKRVHSAGAKFDYEKAKWFNHEWIKKLDVESLKLKVKEVLSTEHIQVSDDAFLEKVIELVKDRCTLLPDFIQHAGFFFKAPTTLDVDAVKPKWNEEKKLFFESFMTKLHAINNWELSVIETEFKNLATEKNIKPGELQLPMRIMLVGGKFGPAVFQIAELIGKEETISRVENALKQF, encoded by the coding sequence ATGAGTGTAAGAGTAAGATTTGCCCCCAGTCCCACAGGTGGATTGCATTTAGGCGGCGTACGAACAGTATTGTACAATTATTTATTTGCCAAACATCATGGCGGTGAGTTTGTGTTGCGTATCGAAGATACCGATCAGAGCCGTTTTGTAGCGGGTGCAGAAGAATACATTTTCGAATGTTTAAAATGGTGTGGGTTGCAGCCTGATGAAAGTCCCCAGAACGGTGGGCCTTATGGTCCTTACAGGCAAAGTGAGCGTAAGGAAATGTACCGTAAGTATGCTGAAATACTTGTAACTCACGGCCATGCTTATTATGCATTTGATACTCCCGAGGAACTGGACAAAATGCGTGAAGAAAATAAAACGGAAGAAAACCCATCGCCACAGTATGATCACCGCATCCGGAAAAAAATGCGGAACAGTTTAACGCTTACAGATCCAGAAGTAAAAGACTTACTGGAAAAAAACACCAGGCATGTGATCCGCATCAAGATGCCGGAAAATGAATTGGTAACTTTTACAGATATGATTCGTGGTGAAGTAAGTTTTCAAACAGAGCTGGTGGATGATAAAGTGTTATTGAAAGCAGATGGAATGCCTACGTATCATTTAGCAGTTGTGGTTGATGATTATTCAATGAAGATTACACATGCATTTCGTGGGGAAGAATGGCTGCCCAGTGCACCTGTGCATCTATTGCTATGGAAATATTTGGGTTGGGAATCGTCCATGCCGAAATGGGCTCATCTTCCATTGATACTCGGGCCAAGCGGAAAGCTCAGTAAAAGAGATGGAACGAAGTACGGCTTCCCTGTATTTGCCATGAACTGGACAGATCCTAAAACAAATGAATTAACGGAAGGCTTTAAAGAAAAGGGTTTCTTACCTGAAGCATTCATTAACCTGCTGGCTGTACTTGGCTGGAACGATGGAACGGAAAAAGAACTGTACAGCATGGACGAGATGATTGCCGGCTTTGATATTAAACGTGTACACAGTGCAGGTGCTAAATTTGATTATGAAAAAGCAAAGTGGTTCAATCATGAGTGGATTAAGAAACTGGATGTTGAAAGCTTAAAGTTGAAAGTAAAAGAAGTTCTTTCAACAGAACATATTCAGGTGAGCGATGATGCATTTTTAGAGAAAGTGATTGAGCTGGTAAAAGACCGTTGCACATTGTTGCCCGATTTTATTCAGCATGCTGGTTTCTTTTTCAAAGCACCAACAACATTAGATGTTGATGCAGTAAAACCCAAATGGAATGAAGAGAAAAAATTGTTTTTTGAAAGCTTCATGACAAAACTCCATGCAATTAATAATTGGGAACTGAGTGTAATTGAAACGGAGTTTAAAAATCTTGCAACAGAAAAAAATATTAAACCCGGTGAACTGCAACTGCCCATGCGCATCATGCTGGTAGGTGGAAAGTTCGGTCCGGCTGTATTTCAGATTGCTGAATTAATTGGTAAAGAAGAAACAATCAGCAGAGTTGAAAATGCATTGAAACAGTTTTAA